In Pseudophryne corroboree isolate aPseCor3 chromosome 7, aPseCor3.hap2, whole genome shotgun sequence, a single window of DNA contains:
- the LOC134945126 gene encoding hemoglobin subunit beta-2-like produces MVHFDDNEIKCINSTWTQVDPKVVGGEALSRLLIVYPWTQRYFPGFGDLGSADAICHNAKVIAHGEKVVRSIGEALHHLDNIKGHYAKLSVYHSEKLHVDPANFRRFGRVLIIVLAHIFQDAFTPEVQTAFEKAFCVIADALSKGYV; encoded by the exons ATGGTCCACtttgatgataatgagattaagtgCATTAACAGTACATGGACTCAAGTAGATCCTAAAGTTGTTGGAGGAGAGGCTCTTTCTAG GCTTCTTATTGTCTACCCCTGGACCCAAAGATACTTTCCTGGCTTTGGTGACCTGGGTTCCGCTGATGCCATCTGCCACAATGCCAAGGTGATAGCTCATGGTGAAAAGGTTGTGCGGTCTATCGGTGAAGCCTTACATCACCTGGACAACATCAAGGGGCACTATGCCAAGCTGAGCGTTTACCACTCTGAGAAGCTGCATGTGGATCCAGCCAACTTCAGG CGTTTTGGACGCGTCCTGATCATTGTCCTGGCTCATATCTTCCAAGATGCATTTACCCCAGAAGTCCAGACTGCCTTTGAGAAGGCATTCTGTGTGATTGCTGACGCTCTGAGCAAGGGCTACGTCTAA